Proteins encoded within one genomic window of Rhinoderma darwinii isolate aRhiDar2 chromosome 5, aRhiDar2.hap1, whole genome shotgun sequence:
- the GDAP1 gene encoding ganglioside-induced differentiation-associated protein 1 isoform X2, protein MSDQPGSPPAVRPDIRDKLILYHWTHSFTSQKVRLVIAEKSLKCEEHDVSLPLSEHNEPWFMRLNPSGEVPVLVHGENIICEASQIIDYLEQTFTDEKTLRLVPDEGSVYHIRVQHYRELLDSLPMDAYTHGCILHPELTVDSMIPAYATSRIRSQIGSTESELKKLAQENPDLEEAYIAKQKRLKTKLMEHDNIKYLKKILDELEKVLDQVETELQRRSEETPEGAGSGSWLCGQFFSLADVSLAVTLHRLKFLGFARRNWGSGKRPNLEAYYERILQRKTFYQVLGNVNNILISAVLPTAFRVAKKRAPSILGTTVMMGLLAGAGYICFLCVRKRLFNVFSSIRAKRFF, encoded by the exons ATGAGTGATCAGCCCGGTTCTCCCCCCGCAGTCCGGCCGGACATCAGGGACAAGCTGATCCTCTATCACTGGACACACTCGTTCACGTCGCAGAAG GTGCGGCTTGTCATAGCAGAAAAGTCCTTAAAGTGTGAAGAGCATGACGTAAGCCTTCCACTGAGCGAGCACAACGAACCCTGGTTTATGCGGCTCAACCCTTCCGGAGAAGTACCAGTTCTGGTTCATGGAGAAAATATCATCTGTGAAGCTTCACAAATTATTGATTATCTAGAACAGACATTTACTGATG AGAAAACACTAAGACTAGTACCAGATGAAGGAAGCGTCTACCATATCAGAGTGCAACACTACAGAGAACTGCTGGACTCATTGCCTATGGACGCATATACTCATGGCTGTATCCTGCACCCGGAGCTGACCGTGGATTCCATGATACCAGCATATGCAACATCTAGAATTCGCA GTCAGATTGGCAGTACTGAGTCTGAACTCAAAAAACTCGCTCAAGAAAACCCTGACCTTGAAGAAGCCTACATCGCAAAACAAAAACGCCTAAAA ACCAAACTGATGGAGCATGATAACATAAAGTACTTGAAGAAAATATTGGATGAGCTGGAAAAAGTTCTGGATCAGGTTGAAACTGAACTACAAAGACGTAGCGAAGAAACACCAG AAGGGGCTGGCAGTGGGTCATGGCTATGTGGACAGTTTTTCAGCCTGGCAGACGTATCATTAGCTGTCACTCTTCACCGATTGAAGTTCCTTGGATTTGCCCGGAGAAACTGGGGGAGTGGAAAACGTCCTAATTTGGAGGCATATTATGAGAGAATCTTGCAAAGGAAGACTTTCTATCAAGTTCTCGGAAATGTCAATAACATTTTAATCTCCGCTGTCCTGCCCACTGCATTCCGTGTGGCCAAAAAACGAGCCCCTTCTATTCTCGGCACTACCGTCATGATGGGATTACTGGCGGGAGCCGGCTACATTTGTTTCCTGTGTGTTAGAAAAAGACTTTTCAATGTCTTCTCATCTATTAGGGCAAAACGTTTTTTTTAG
- the GDAP1 gene encoding ganglioside-induced differentiation-associated protein 1 isoform X1 translates to MSDQPGSPPAVRPDIRDKLILYHWTHSFTSQKVRLVIAEKSLKCEEHDVSLPLSEHNEPWFMRLNPSGEVPVLVHGENIICEASQIIDYLEQTFTDEKTLRLVPDEGSVYHIRVQHYRELLDSLPMDAYTHGCILHPELTVDSMIPAYATSRIRSQIGSTESELKKLAQENPDLEEAYIAKQKRLKTKLMEHDNIKYLKKILDELEKVLDQVETELQRRSEETPEEGAGSGSWLCGQFFSLADVSLAVTLHRLKFLGFARRNWGSGKRPNLEAYYERILQRKTFYQVLGNVNNILISAVLPTAFRVAKKRAPSILGTTVMMGLLAGAGYICFLCVRKRLFNVFSSIRAKRFF, encoded by the exons ATGAGTGATCAGCCCGGTTCTCCCCCCGCAGTCCGGCCGGACATCAGGGACAAGCTGATCCTCTATCACTGGACACACTCGTTCACGTCGCAGAAG GTGCGGCTTGTCATAGCAGAAAAGTCCTTAAAGTGTGAAGAGCATGACGTAAGCCTTCCACTGAGCGAGCACAACGAACCCTGGTTTATGCGGCTCAACCCTTCCGGAGAAGTACCAGTTCTGGTTCATGGAGAAAATATCATCTGTGAAGCTTCACAAATTATTGATTATCTAGAACAGACATTTACTGATG AGAAAACACTAAGACTAGTACCAGATGAAGGAAGCGTCTACCATATCAGAGTGCAACACTACAGAGAACTGCTGGACTCATTGCCTATGGACGCATATACTCATGGCTGTATCCTGCACCCGGAGCTGACCGTGGATTCCATGATACCAGCATATGCAACATCTAGAATTCGCA GTCAGATTGGCAGTACTGAGTCTGAACTCAAAAAACTCGCTCAAGAAAACCCTGACCTTGAAGAAGCCTACATCGCAAAACAAAAACGCCTAAAA ACCAAACTGATGGAGCATGATAACATAAAGTACTTGAAGAAAATATTGGATGAGCTGGAAAAAGTTCTGGATCAGGTTGAAACTGAACTACAAAGACGTAGCGAAGAAACACCAG AAGAAGGGGCTGGCAGTGGGTCATGGCTATGTGGACAGTTTTTCAGCCTGGCAGACGTATCATTAGCTGTCACTCTTCACCGATTGAAGTTCCTTGGATTTGCCCGGAGAAACTGGGGGAGTGGAAAACGTCCTAATTTGGAGGCATATTATGAGAGAATCTTGCAAAGGAAGACTTTCTATCAAGTTCTCGGAAATGTCAATAACATTTTAATCTCCGCTGTCCTGCCCACTGCATTCCGTGTGGCCAAAAAACGAGCCCCTTCTATTCTCGGCACTACCGTCATGATGGGATTACTGGCGGGAGCCGGCTACATTTGTTTCCTGTGTGTTAGAAAAAGACTTTTCAATGTCTTCTCATCTATTAGGGCAAAACGTTTTTTTTAG